In Gemmatimonadales bacterium, the following are encoded in one genomic region:
- a CDS encoding MoxR family ATPase — protein sequence MTPDPAPLTAEAAVVHGAAANRITDALGRVVLGQEAAVREVVAALLARGHVLLEGVPGTAKTLLVRALSLALGLEFRRIQFTPDLMPSDITGVSLLAGQGSFAFRPGPIFGDLVLGDEINRAPAKTQAALLEAMQERRVTVDGVSHELPESFTVFATQNPIEFEGTYPLPEAELDRFLVKVLIGYPEEPVEQGILVRVLRGFEADLPASYGIGDVADRTDLRMLRQASRGVRVEPSLVGYITAIVRATRSSPVLTLGASPRGSIALLKMAQASALLEGRGFVVPDDVKTLAPAVLRHRVAVAPELELEGITPDAALQGIIEKIEAPR from the coding sequence ATGACGCCAGACCCGGCCCCACTCACCGCCGAGGCGGCCGTCGTCCATGGCGCCGCGGCCAACCGGATCACCGACGCGCTCGGGCGCGTGGTACTCGGGCAGGAGGCCGCCGTGCGCGAAGTCGTGGCGGCGCTGCTCGCGCGCGGGCACGTCCTGCTAGAGGGCGTGCCCGGGACGGCCAAGACGCTGCTGGTGCGGGCACTCAGTCTGGCGCTGGGGCTCGAATTCCGGCGAATTCAGTTCACTCCCGACCTGATGCCGTCGGACATTACTGGCGTGAGTCTGCTCGCCGGCCAGGGCAGCTTCGCCTTTCGGCCGGGGCCGATCTTCGGCGACCTGGTGCTTGGCGACGAGATCAACCGGGCGCCGGCCAAGACCCAGGCGGCGCTGCTCGAGGCGATGCAGGAGAGGCGGGTCACGGTCGATGGCGTCTCGCACGAGCTGCCGGAGAGCTTCACCGTGTTCGCCACCCAGAACCCGATCGAGTTCGAGGGCACGTATCCACTGCCCGAGGCGGAACTGGACCGGTTCCTGGTCAAGGTGCTGATCGGCTACCCCGAGGAGCCGGTAGAGCAGGGCATCCTCGTCCGGGTGCTCCGCGGATTCGAGGCCGACCTGCCGGCGAGCTACGGGATCGGCGACGTGGCCGATCGAACCGATCTTCGGATGCTGCGCCAGGCGAGCCGCGGCGTGCGGGTGGAGCCGAGTCTGGTCGGGTACATCACGGCCATCGTCCGGGCCACCCGCAGCTCGCCGGTGCTCACCCTGGGGGCGTCGCCCCGAGGCAGCATCGCCCTGCTCAAGATGGCCCAGGCCTCGGCATTGCTGGAGGGGCGCGGGTTCGTGGTGCCGGACGACGTCAAGACGCTCGCGCCCGCCGTGCTGCGGCATCGAGTGGCGGTAGCACCGGAGCTCGAGCTCGAGGGGATCACTCCCGACGCGGCACTGCAGGGCATCATCGAGAAGATCGAGGCGCCGAGGTGA